The following proteins come from a genomic window of Blattabacterium cuenoti:
- the atpA gene encoding F0F1 ATP synthase subunit alpha, with amino-acid sequence MSDLKYSEISSILKEELSNFQFESKLSEFGVIVQIGDGVVRSFGLNSAFYGELVEFQNGIKGMVLNLEEDHVSIVLLSPSKNLKEGDIVKKTGKIFSIKVGENMLGRVVDILGNPIDGKGPIEGKLFEMPLERKAPGVIYREPVQEPLQTGIKFIDSMIPIGRGQRELIIGDRQTGKTTIAIDTIINQKRFFEKKNPVYCIYVAISQKGSTIARISKILQEKGAMSYTIIVAANSSHPASMQVYAPFSGTAIGEYFRDTGRSSLVIYDDLSKQAVSYREISLLLRRPPGREAYPGDVFYLHSRLLERSAKIIKDQKMAEKMNDIPFSIRRQIKGGGSLTALPIIETQSGDISSYIPTNVISITDGQIFLEKDLFHSGIRPAINESISVSRVGGSAQIQSMRKISGTLKLDQAQFRELESFSKFGSELDSSTTNILKKGRINMEILKQTPHTPYDIADQIAIIYAGTKNLLKKVPIDKISDFEKEYLFYLNEKHENVLNSLRNGIFDKKISDILETVALKLSDKYVS; translated from the coding sequence ATGTCAGATTTAAAATATTCTGAAATATCATCAATTCTTAAAGAAGAATTATCAAATTTTCAATTTGAATCCAAATTATCCGAATTTGGTGTTATTGTTCAAATAGGAGATGGTGTTGTTAGGTCTTTTGGACTAAATTCCGCTTTTTATGGAGAATTAGTAGAATTCCAGAATGGAATTAAAGGAATGGTTTTAAACCTAGAAGAAGATCATGTTAGCATCGTTTTACTTAGTCCATCAAAAAATTTGAAAGAAGGAGATATCGTAAAAAAAACTGGAAAAATTTTTTCTATCAAAGTAGGAGAAAATATGTTAGGTCGTGTTGTAGATATATTAGGAAATCCTATAGATGGAAAAGGACCTATAGAAGGAAAACTATTTGAAATGCCATTGGAAAGAAAGGCTCCAGGTGTGATTTATAGAGAACCGGTTCAAGAACCTCTTCAAACTGGTATAAAATTTATAGATTCTATGATTCCTATTGGAAGAGGACAGAGAGAATTAATTATTGGAGATAGACAAACTGGAAAAACGACCATAGCTATTGATACAATTATCAATCAGAAGAGATTTTTTGAAAAAAAAAATCCTGTTTATTGCATTTATGTAGCCATTAGTCAAAAAGGATCTACTATAGCAAGAATTTCAAAAATATTACAAGAAAAAGGAGCGATGTCTTATACAATTATAGTGGCGGCAAACTCTTCTCATCCAGCTTCTATGCAAGTTTATGCTCCTTTTTCTGGAACGGCAATAGGAGAATATTTTCGGGATACCGGTCGTTCTTCTTTAGTGATATATGATGATCTTTCAAAACAAGCGGTTTCTTATAGGGAAATATCCCTATTATTAAGACGTCCACCTGGTAGAGAAGCCTATCCAGGAGATGTTTTTTATTTACATTCTCGTCTTTTAGAACGATCAGCTAAAATAATAAAAGATCAAAAAATGGCTGAAAAAATGAATGACATTCCATTTTCTATTAGAAGACAAATAAAAGGTGGAGGTTCTTTAACTGCTTTGCCTATTATTGAAACTCAATCTGGAGATATTTCTTCTTATATTCCTACTAATGTTATTTCTATTACAGATGGGCAGATTTTTTTAGAAAAAGATTTATTCCATTCTGGAATTCGTCCTGCAATTAATGAAAGTATATCTGTTTCTCGTGTAGGGGGATCTGCACAAATTCAATCTATGAGAAAAATATCTGGAACTCTAAAATTAGATCAAGCTCAATTCAGAGAACTAGAATCTTTTTCAAAATTTGGTTCTGAACTAGATTCATCTACTACGAATATTTTAAAAAAGGGAAGAATTAATATGGAAATATTAAAACAAACTCCTCATACTCCCTATGATATAGCAGATCAAATAGCTATTATTTATGCCGGTACTAAAAATTTACTTAAAAAGGTTCCTATTGATAAAATTTCAGATTTTGAAAAAGAATATCTTTTTTATTTAAACGAAAAACATGAAAATGTCTTAAATTCTTTAAGAAACGGAATTTTTGACAAAAAAATATCTGACATTTTAGAAACAGTTGCTTTAAAATTAAGTGATAAATACGTTTCTTAA
- a CDS encoding PLP-dependent transferase, which translates to MKFIITMKEKTKIIQNILYDPLTGSIFTPIIYQTSTYVQEVSGVHKGFDYPITNNPTLKIFDIELISKKIKRKNPTILVVVDNTFASPAIQNPLKLGSDIVIHSSTKYLSGYSDVLDGLITLKKTIFVVL; encoded by the coding sequence ATGAAATTCATTATAACGATGAAGGAAAAAACAAAAATTATTCAAAATATTTTATATGATCCTCTTACAGGTTCCATTTTCACACCAATAATATATCAAACTTCAACTTACGTACAAGAAGTTTCTGGTGTTCATAAAGGATTTGATTATCCTATAACGAATAATCCTACGTTGAAAATATTTGATATAGAATTAATTAGTAAAAAAATAAAAAGAAAAAATCCAACTATTTTAGTTGTTGTAGATAACACATTTGCTTCTCCTGCCATTCAAAATCCTTTGAAATTAGGATCAGATATAGTAATTCATAGTTCTACAAAATATTTATCAGGATATTCAGATGTATTAGATGGATTAATTACTCTCAAAAAAACCATATTTGTTGTATTATGA
- the atpB gene encoding F0F1 ATP synthase subunit A has protein sequence MISKQIIYSLFFFLFLFLFVESSDKNQNVKIQNENKNNMDIAHIILDHVNDSHEWHIAGTPNHGIIFSLPVILWNNGLEVFFSSKFSCENVVKGKYGYYKMFRETIYKTNDIGLLHMDSKGNPKNDKPWDFSITKNVVSIFISSFLLSYLFIRMKRSYKNHQMKWSLGIFLEFLILFIRDEIAIPNIGKKYKIFLPFLLTSFFFILINNLIGIIPGFPNVTGNINITLVLAIMTFIVTNINANMSYWKHIFWMPGVPMGIRLLLAPIEFIGIFIRPLTLCIRLFANITAGHIIILSFICLIFIFKNFFVTGFSIIFGFFISMLEIMVAFLQAFIFTTLSSLLIGMSVKNYDYDNEIY, from the coding sequence ATGATTTCAAAACAAATAATATATTCTCTATTCTTTTTTTTGTTTTTATTTTTGTTTGTCGAATCTTCTGATAAAAATCAGAATGTGAAAATACAAAATGAAAATAAAAATAATATGGATATAGCTCATATTATTTTGGATCATGTCAATGACTCTCATGAATGGCATATTGCAGGAACTCCAAATCATGGAATTATTTTTTCTTTGCCAGTTATTTTATGGAATAATGGGTTAGAAGTTTTTTTTTCCTCTAAATTTTCATGTGAAAATGTGGTAAAAGGAAAATATGGATATTATAAGATGTTTAGAGAAACAATATATAAAACCAATGATATTGGATTATTACATATGGATTCTAAAGGAAATCCAAAAAATGATAAACCTTGGGATTTTTCTATTACAAAAAATGTGGTATCCATTTTTATATCCTCTTTTTTGTTATCTTATCTTTTCATACGAATGAAACGTAGTTATAAAAATCATCAAATGAAATGGAGTTTAGGAATTTTTTTAGAATTTTTAATTTTGTTTATACGGGATGAGATTGCAATCCCTAATATTGGAAAAAAATATAAAATATTTCTTCCTTTTTTGTTAACATCCTTTTTTTTTATATTAATTAATAATTTGATAGGTATTATTCCAGGATTTCCAAATGTAACAGGAAACATAAATATTACATTAGTATTAGCTATTATGACATTTATTGTCACCAATATAAATGCAAATATGAGTTATTGGAAACATATTTTTTGGATGCCAGGAGTTCCAATGGGTATTAGACTGTTATTAGCTCCTATAGAATTTATTGGAATTTTTATTCGTCCATTAACTTTGTGTATTCGATTGTTTGCTAATATTACTGCTGGACACATAATTATTTTAAGTTTTATTTGTCTCATTTTTATTTTTAAAAATTTTTTCGTAACTGGTTTTTCCATAATTTTCGGTTTTTTTATTTCTATGTTAGAAATTATGGTTGCTTTTTTACAAGCTTTTATTTTTACAACTTTATCTTCCTTACTTATAGGAATGTCTGTGAAAAATTATGATTATGACAATGAAATATATTAA
- the cysS gene encoding cysteine--tRNA ligase, with the protein MEEKSYQQKNRNHLKIYNSLTEKKELFHPIHKEYVGIYVCGPTVYNYLHLGNCRTFISFDIVFRYLKHLGYKVRYVRNITDVGHLENENFDIEDKISQKSRIEGLEPMEIVQKYTISFHNLLNVLNVLPPSIEPTATGHIIEQIDMIQELIQKKLAYEVNGSVYFDLKEYRKFYPYGVISKNKIDQLFYKKLKFIEEKRGFHDFSLWKRAHSNHIMNWNSPWGRGFPGWHIECTTMSTKYLGETFDIHGGGIDLKFPHHECELAQAIGIYNKSYFAHYWMHTNMLTLNGKKMSKSTGNFLELKDIIYNKTFFPSIFRFYILQTHYRNIMDFSNKGLIEAEKGYHKIMKAIKILKHLEPKTKTSKNLDIFNVHHWIYICYQAINDDFNIPLLITHLFQISTLIINNSIQNISHFHLLKKYMIYFVFDILGIQEINYHEENSKKLNTLIEGLIKFRTEERKQKHWIISDKIRQELYSIGVLLHDKKL; encoded by the coding sequence ATGGAGGAAAAGAGTTATCAACAAAAAAATAGAAATCATTTAAAAATATATAATTCTTTAACAGAAAAAAAAGAATTATTTCATCCGATTCATAAGGAATATGTTGGTATTTATGTATGTGGACCTACGGTTTATAACTACTTACATTTAGGAAATTGTAGAACTTTTATATCATTTGATATTGTTTTTCGTTATTTAAAACATTTGGGATATAAAGTTCGTTATGTAAGAAATATTACTGATGTTGGACATTTAGAAAATGAAAATTTTGATATAGAAGATAAAATTTCTCAAAAATCTCGTATAGAAGGACTTGAACCCATGGAAATTGTTCAAAAATACACTATTTCTTTTCACAACTTATTAAATGTTTTAAATGTATTACCTCCAAGTATAGAACCTACGGCTACAGGTCATATTATAGAACAAATAGATATGATTCAAGAGCTAATTCAAAAAAAATTAGCATACGAAGTAAATGGATCTGTTTATTTTGATTTAAAAGAATATAGAAAATTCTATCCTTATGGGGTGATTAGCAAAAATAAAATCGATCAACTTTTTTATAAAAAATTAAAATTTATAGAAGAAAAACGTGGATTTCATGATTTTTCTCTTTGGAAAAGAGCTCATTCTAATCATATTATGAATTGGAATTCTCCATGGGGAAGAGGATTTCCTGGTTGGCATATAGAATGTACTACAATGAGTACAAAATATTTAGGAGAAACTTTTGACATCCATGGTGGAGGAATAGATTTAAAATTTCCTCATCATGAATGCGAATTAGCACAAGCGATAGGAATTTATAACAAAAGTTATTTTGCTCATTATTGGATGCATACGAATATGCTCACTTTAAATGGAAAAAAGATGAGTAAATCTACAGGAAATTTTTTGGAATTAAAAGACATCATTTATAACAAAACTTTTTTTCCTAGTATTTTCAGGTTTTACATTTTACAAACCCATTATAGAAACATTATGGATTTTTCCAATAAAGGACTAATAGAAGCTGAAAAAGGATATCATAAAATCATGAAAGCTATAAAAATATTAAAACATTTAGAACCTAAGACTAAAACATCAAAAAATTTAGACATTTTTAATGTTCATCATTGGATATATATTTGTTATCAAGCTATTAATGATGACTTTAATATTCCTTTATTAATAACTCATTTATTTCAAATTTCTACACTCATCATTAATAATTCCATTCAAAACATATCTCATTTTCATCTATTAAAAAAATATATGATTTATTTTGTTTTTGATATTTTAGGAATTCAAGAAATCAACTATCATGAAGAAAATTCTAAAAAATTAAACACCCTCATTGAGGGATTGATCAAATTTCGTACAGAAGAAAGAAAACAAAAACATTGGATTATTTCAGATAAAATTAGACAAGAACTGTATTCTATAGGAGTTTTATTACATGATAAAAAATTATAG
- the atpF gene encoding F0F1 ATP synthase subunit B yields MDLVTPSIGLIVWHTIIFIILMLFLSKFAWKPIINFIDQREEEIKISIEKADQVKKELKHVENQKNKILKETYMKRDMILKEAIQIREKIKSKAKEEGIIEKKKIIEETKKNIQIEKQVAIRQLKNKIGDISIQISEKILKRELDQYDKQDKFIKELVDKLS; encoded by the coding sequence ATGGATTTAGTTACTCCTTCTATTGGACTCATTGTTTGGCATACAATAATATTTATAATTCTCATGTTGTTTCTTTCAAAATTTGCTTGGAAGCCCATAATAAATTTTATTGATCAAAGAGAGGAAGAAATTAAAATATCTATTGAAAAAGCAGATCAAGTGAAAAAAGAATTGAAACATGTAGAAAATCAAAAAAATAAAATTTTAAAGGAAACTTATATGAAAAGAGATATGATTTTGAAAGAAGCTATTCAAATCAGAGAAAAAATAAAATCAAAAGCTAAAGAGGAAGGAATAATAGAAAAGAAAAAAATTATAGAAGAGACAAAAAAAAATATTCAAATAGAAAAACAAGTTGCTATTCGTCAATTAAAAAATAAAATAGGAGATATTTCTATTCAAATATCCGAAAAAATATTAAAAAGAGAGTTAGATCAATACGATAAACAAGATAAATTTATAAAAGAATTAGTAGATAAATTGTCCTAA
- a CDS encoding potassium channel family protein, protein MKIIIIGLGNFGRSLALNLTDNGHEVFGIDHKMEKVDLLKDHIANVVCMDANNEAAYKVLPIQQADLGIVAIGENEGSSIVTTAILKKYKNLKIVSRSLSKIHDTILEAMGINNVIHPEQDAAFRLTKQISFNYALDYFRVDNKHSIAEVFSPYSFSGKSVKSLKLTQKYSVSLITVIRDIHNPLSSKGTHTRKVIGLVTGETVLQNGDILTLFGSNKSIMNFIKDKK, encoded by the coding sequence ATGAAAATTATAATTATTGGGTTAGGAAATTTTGGAAGATCTTTAGCTCTTAATTTAACAGATAATGGACATGAAGTTTTTGGTATAGATCATAAAATGGAAAAAGTGGATTTATTGAAAGATCATATAGCAAATGTAGTATGTATGGATGCAAATAATGAAGCGGCTTACAAAGTATTACCGATTCAACAAGCAGATTTAGGAATTGTAGCAATTGGAGAAAACGAAGGGTCATCAATCGTAACTACAGCTATACTTAAAAAATATAAAAATTTGAAAATTGTAAGTAGATCTTTATCCAAAATACATGATACAATATTAGAAGCTATGGGAATTAATAACGTGATTCATCCAGAACAAGATGCAGCGTTTCGTTTGACGAAACAAATATCTTTTAATTATGCTTTAGATTATTTCAGAGTAGATAATAAGCATTCTATCGCAGAAGTTTTTTCTCCATATTCTTTTAGTGGAAAATCTGTGAAAAGTTTAAAATTGACACAAAAATATTCTGTTTCTTTAATTACCGTAATACGAGACATCCATAATCCATTGTCATCTAAAGGAACTCATACAAGAAAAGTCATAGGATTGGTTACAGGAGAGACTGTTTTACAAAATGGGGATATATTAACTCTTTTTGGTTCTAACAAATCTATCATGAATTTTATAAAAGATAAAAAATAG
- the atpH gene encoding ATP synthase F1 subunit delta, which produces MFSNKKKKIIQHYARVFFEFSVMNMNDNDIEFFYQKIKKVCFFLSKNINIYRIINTNLLYTEKKIKIFKKIFYNFDVLLFKFIKLLILKNRESFLKEILLEYNRIYEEDKKGFVKSIVISAFPLKKDIQEMIAHKIISKKKKFLIFNQIDKSIIGGFLFRIGYKEWNFSIQEQLFHIQKNIFH; this is translated from the coding sequence ATGTTTTCAAATAAAAAGAAAAAAATCATTCAACATTACGCTAGAGTTTTTTTTGAGTTTTCTGTTATGAATATGAATGATAATGATATTGAATTTTTTTATCAAAAAATAAAAAAAGTATGTTTTTTTTTAAGTAAAAACATAAATATATATAGAATTATAAACACAAATCTATTATATACTGAAAAAAAAATAAAAATTTTCAAAAAAATATTTTATAATTTTGATGTTTTACTTTTTAAATTTATTAAACTCCTCATTTTAAAAAACAGAGAATCTTTTTTGAAAGAAATTCTTTTAGAATACAATAGAATATACGAAGAAGATAAAAAAGGATTTGTAAAATCTATTGTAATTTCTGCTTTTCCTTTGAAAAAGGATATACAAGAAATGATTGCGCATAAAATAATATCTAAGAAAAAAAAATTTCTTATTTTTAATCAAATTGATAAATCTATTATTGGAGGCTTTCTATTTCGTATAGGATATAAAGAATGGAATTTTAGTATTCAGGAACAGTTGTTTCATATTCAAAAAAATATATTTCATTAA
- the atpE gene encoding ATP synthase F0 subunit C, protein MNIDLTYSGLAALGSGIAVIGAGLGIGKIGSSAMDAIARQPEASNKIQNAMIIASALIEGAALFGIVTTLLAVFK, encoded by the coding sequence ATGAATATAGATTTAACTTACTCAGGTTTAGCTGCTTTAGGATCTGGTATTGCAGTAATAGGAGCGGGATTAGGAATTGGAAAAATCGGAAGTTCCGCAATGGATGCCATTGCTAGACAACCTGAAGCTTCAAATAAAATACAGAATGCTATGATTATAGCGTCTGCATTGATTGAAGGAGCCGCATTATTTGGAATAGTCACTACATTATTAGCTGTATTTAAATAA
- the folE gene encoding GTP cyclohydrolase I FolE, whose translation MMEGKHNKIKKIKLNQKYNSILNHSINPDLTSQNNVCFMSDEEKIEKIKKHFFHIMEVLGLDMNDDSLRKTPKRVAKMFIQEIFSGLNPKNSPNFSIFENKYKYNQMLIEKNITVYSTCEHHFLPIIGKAHVGYISNGKVVGLSKINRIVNFYAKRPQVQERLTIQIVQSLKKMLETQDVACIIEAKHLCVNSRGIKDTDSSTVTTELIGSFKTNSEIRKEFLHHIGIS comes from the coding sequence ATGATGGAAGGAAAACATAATAAAATTAAAAAAATAAAATTGAATCAAAAATATAATTCTATTTTAAATCATTCAATTAATCCAGATTTGACTTCACAAAATAACGTTTGTTTTATGAGTGATGAAGAAAAAATTGAAAAAATAAAAAAACATTTTTTTCATATTATGGAAGTTTTAGGGTTGGATATGAATGATGATAGTTTACGAAAAACACCAAAACGAGTTGCAAAAATGTTTATACAAGAAATCTTCAGTGGTCTTAATCCAAAGAATTCTCCTAATTTTTCCATTTTTGAAAATAAATACAAATATAACCAAATGTTAATAGAAAAAAATATAACAGTTTATTCCACTTGTGAACATCATTTTCTTCCCATCATAGGAAAAGCACATGTAGGTTATATTTCTAATGGAAAAGTTGTAGGTCTTTCTAAAATCAATAGAATTGTCAACTTTTATGCAAAAAGACCACAAGTTCAAGAACGTTTAACAATACAAATTGTTCAATCCTTAAAAAAAATGTTAGAAACACAAGATGTAGCTTGTATTATAGAGGCAAAACATTTGTGTGTTAATTCTCGTGGAATTAAAGATACAGATAGTAGTACTGTTACTACTGAGTTAATAGGATCCTTTAAAACAAATTCAGAAATTCGAAAAGAATTTTTGCATCATATTGGAATTTCTTAA
- a CDS encoding TrkH family potassium uptake protein, with product MIQIRFQNVLNMFTPIIFIYIILSLGWKNFLFFNVEILLGIVLIISMLHFFILLDKNLEKGYKSMIVLSLCILMFSFIFSFLKIFFFYHNENITNITSDIKIYTLISLILYVLIRITYFIRIIYVKIHNPAFIFITSFVFLSFLGSILLMLPASTVVKKISFIDALFTSTSAVCVTGLVVLDTAKDFTYLGKIFILILIELGGLGILTITSFFSYFFRDGFSFKEAIFISNFLNTKTTNNVLSLAVKVVLFTLTVECIGTLLIYFSIKEKNSIESDNLLFFSIFHSISAFCNSGFSTLSQGLYSQSVRFNYLFQLIIAFLLILGGIGFNILFNFFAYIWLSIKKYFLKIFKDEDFRCPVHVVTLNTKIVILTTFFLLFFGTVFYYISEYHCSLSEHSSFHGKWIVSFFSSATSRTAGFHVLNMNTFTPITIFFTIFLMWIGASPASTGGGIKTSTFALALMNIISLSRGKNRVEIQRKEISSESIRLSFSIIMLSIIVIYISILLIIFLDPKENILSISFEVFSAFSTAGLSLGITSNLSNGSKLILILLMLLGRIGIFNVMIGFLRKNKIGSHHYYRYPKGNVLIN from the coding sequence ATGATTCAAATTAGATTTCAAAATGTTTTGAATATGTTTACTCCAATTATATTTATTTATATAATTCTTTCTTTAGGATGGAAAAATTTTCTATTTTTTAATGTCGAAATCCTTTTAGGAATTGTATTAATAATAAGTATGTTACACTTTTTTATTCTTCTTGATAAAAATCTTGAAAAAGGTTATAAATCCATGATTGTTTTATCCCTTTGTATATTGATGTTTTCTTTTATTTTTTCCTTTTTAAAAATTTTTTTCTTTTATCATAATGAAAATATAACTAATATAACTTCAGATATAAAAATATACACACTTATTAGTTTAATTTTATATGTTTTGATTCGTATCACTTATTTTATACGAATAATATACGTCAAAATTCATAATCCTGCTTTTATATTCATTACAAGTTTTGTTTTTTTATCCTTTTTGGGTTCTATCTTATTAATGCTTCCTGCATCTACAGTAGTCAAAAAAATATCATTTATAGATGCTTTATTTACTTCTACTAGTGCGGTATGTGTAACAGGATTAGTAGTATTAGATACAGCTAAAGATTTTACATATTTAGGAAAAATTTTTATACTTATATTAATAGAACTGGGAGGATTGGGTATTTTAACTATAACTTCATTTTTTAGTTACTTTTTTAGAGATGGATTTTCTTTTAAGGAAGCTATTTTTATTAGTAATTTTTTAAATACAAAAACAACAAATAACGTTCTTAGTTTAGCTGTAAAAGTAGTCCTGTTTACTTTAACAGTAGAATGTATAGGAACTTTATTAATTTATTTTTCTATTAAAGAAAAAAATTCAATAGAATCTGATAATCTTTTGTTTTTTTCTATTTTTCATTCTATATCCGCTTTTTGTAATAGTGGATTTTCTACCCTAAGTCAAGGATTATATTCACAATCTGTGAGATTTAATTATCTATTTCAATTAATTATCGCTTTTTTACTAATATTGGGAGGAATAGGTTTTAACATTTTATTTAATTTTTTTGCATATATATGGTTGAGTATTAAAAAATATTTTTTAAAAATATTTAAAGATGAAGATTTTCGATGTCCTGTACATGTAGTAACTTTAAATACAAAAATTGTTATACTAACCACTTTTTTTTTGCTTTTTTTTGGAACCGTTTTTTATTATATAAGTGAATATCATTGTTCTCTTTCCGAACATTCTTCTTTTCATGGAAAATGGATTGTTTCATTTTTTTCTTCCGCTACATCTAGAACAGCTGGATTTCATGTATTAAATATGAATACTTTTACTCCCATTACTATTTTTTTTACTATTTTTTTGATGTGGATAGGAGCTTCTCCCGCTTCTACTGGTGGAGGGATAAAAACAAGTACTTTTGCATTAGCGTTAATGAATATTATTTCTTTATCTAGAGGAAAAAATAGAGTAGAAATACAAAGAAAAGAAATATCTTCGGAATCGATTCGATTATCTTTTTCTATTATTATGTTATCTATAATCGTTATATACATAAGTATTTTACTTATAATTTTTTTGGATCCAAAAGAAAATATTTTATCAATTTCTTTTGAAGTATTTTCCGCTTTTTCTACAGCAGGATTATCTTTAGGAATAACTTCTAATTTGTCAAACGGAAGTAAATTAATTTTAATACTTTTAATGTTGTTAGGAAGAATAGGAATTTTTAATGTTATGATTGGATTTTTGAGAAAAAATAAAATTGGTTCTCATCATTATTACAGATATCCTAAAGGAAATGTTCTTATTAATTAA
- the tsaB gene encoding tRNA (adenosine(37)-N6)-threonylcarbamoyltransferase complex dimerization subunit type 1 TsaB, which translates to MSLILNLETSTKNCSVSIAKNGICLTSIEECSKEYFHSEKLHTFIQYATSISGIHLKDLKSVCVSKGPGSYTSLRIGASAAKGLCCALNIPLLSVDTLTVMSYKINIKKGFLIPMIHVKSDFFYTSLFNESKKRLNPIRIKKLDNDFLKSISEYKKVHFIIGNISSLKKKKFITGKREFLYKMPSAMDMSLISYKKFCKKKFDDIEKFIPFYL; encoded by the coding sequence ATGTCTTTAATTCTAAATTTAGAAACTTCTACAAAAAATTGTTCAGTCAGCATTGCTAAAAATGGAATATGTTTAACTTCTATAGAAGAATGTTCAAAAGAATATTTTCATTCAGAAAAATTGCACACATTTATACAATATGCTACAAGCATTTCCGGAATTCATCTTAAAGATTTAAAATCTGTTTGTGTTAGCAAAGGACCAGGATCCTATACTTCTTTAAGAATAGGGGCATCGGCGGCTAAAGGATTGTGTTGTGCTTTAAATATTCCTTTGTTATCTGTAGATACATTGACAGTAATGAGTTATAAAATAAACATAAAAAAAGGATTCTTAATTCCCATGATACATGTTAAATCTGATTTTTTCTATACTTCATTATTTAATGAATCAAAAAAAAGATTAAATCCCATTAGAATAAAAAAATTAGATAACGATTTTTTAAAATCGATATCAGAATATAAAAAAGTCCATTTTATTATAGGAAATATTTCTTCTCTTAAAAAGAAGAAATTCATTACAGGAAAAAGAGAATTTTTATACAAGATGCCATCTGCAATGGATATGTCTCTCATTTCTTATAAAAAATTTTGTAAAAAAAAATTCGATGATATCGAAAAATTTATTCCTTTTTATTTATAA
- the nadE gene encoding NAD(+) synthase — protein MIRTEKVIRYIVSWLKKYIQKSKSNGFIIGISGGVDSSVTSFLVAMTKFPTIILEMPILEKEKNLFPIKHAKFLKKKFSNVHYFEKDLSALFKTFCHTTNDIQKNSKLSLALANVKSRIRMLTLYYYANIKNYLVVGTGNKVEDFGVGFFTKYGDGGVDLHPIADLTKSEVRFLAKKLNILDEIQKAKPTDGLWEDQRSDEDQLGATYEELEWAMKIMKTKNYTFSEIEYQILKKYKMLHQKNRHKMIPIPICKIPDDIKNSILL, from the coding sequence ATGATAAGAACAGAAAAAGTAATTCGATATATTGTTTCCTGGTTGAAAAAATATATTCAAAAATCTAAATCTAATGGTTTTATTATTGGAATATCTGGAGGAGTGGATTCTTCCGTAACTTCTTTTTTAGTAGCTATGACAAAATTTCCTACTATCATATTAGAAATGCCTATTTTGGAAAAAGAAAAAAATTTGTTTCCTATAAAACATGCAAAATTTTTGAAAAAAAAATTTTCGAATGTTCATTATTTTGAAAAAGATTTATCTGCTTTATTCAAAACTTTTTGTCATACAACGAATGATATTCAAAAAAATTCTAAACTTTCTTTAGCATTAGCTAATGTAAAATCTCGTATTCGTATGTTAACTTTATACTATTATGCTAATATAAAAAATTATCTTGTTGTTGGAACTGGAAATAAAGTGGAAGATTTTGGAGTCGGTTTTTTTACAAAATATGGAGATGGAGGAGTGGATTTACATCCAATAGCTGATTTAACTAAGAGTGAAGTTCGTTTTTTAGCTAAAAAATTAAATATTCTTGATGAAATTCAAAAAGCAAAGCCAACGGATGGACTTTGGGAAGATCAACGATCAGATGAAGATCAATTAGGAGCGACTTATGAAGAATTAGAATGGGCAATGAAAATTATGAAAACAAAAAATTATACTTTTTCTGAAATAGAATATCAAATTTTAAAAAAATATAAAATGTTACATCAAAAAAATAGACATAAAATGATTCCTATTCCTATATGTAAAATACCTGATGATATAAAAAATTCTATTTTATTATGA